The window AGGATCAGCTCACTCGCGCGGCGGATCACGTTGGCGTTCAACGCGCCGCAGAGGCCACGGTCGGCCGTGATCACGATGATGCCGACCGTATCGACCTCGCGCTGCTCCAGCAACGGGTGCAGCTCGTCCGACTGGCTTCCTGCCGCGACAGCCGCCAACTCGCTGATGAACGTCCGCATCGTCTCAGCGTAGGGGCGGGCCGCCGTCACCCGGAGCTGGGCACGCCGCATCCGCGACGCGGCCACCAGCTCCATCGCCTTGGTGATCTGGGCGGTGTTTCGGACGCCGCGGATGCGGCGCCGAATATCTTGCAGGCTTGGCATCGCTTAGAAGCTCGTCGACTTCTTGAACGTGTCGACCGCCGTCCTGAGGGTGGCCGCCGACTCGTCCGAGAGCACCTTGTCTCGCTGGATCGTCTCGATCAGCTGCGGATACGTGGCATCGAGGAACCGCGAGAACTCCTGCTCGAACCGCCCGACGCTCGCCGCCGGGATCGAGTCCAGGTGCCCGTTGGTGCCGCACCAGATGATCGCCACCTGCTTCGCCAGCGGGACCGGCTGGAACTGCGGCTGCTTCAGGATCTCCTGGAGGCGGATACCACGCTCAAGCTGCGCCCGCGTGACCGGGTCCAGGTCTGAGGCGAACTGCGCGAACGCGGCCAGCGAGCGGAACTGCGCCAGCTCCAGCTTCATGCGGCCGGCGACCGAGCGCATCGCCCGGGTCTGCGCCGAGCCGCCCACCCGCGACACCGAGATACCGACGTTCATGGCGGGGCGGATACCCGCGTTGAAGAGGTCAGGCTCGAGGAAGATCTGGCCATCCGTGATCGAGATGACGTTCGTCGGGATGTAGGCCGAGACGTCGTTTGCCTGCGTCTCGATGATCGGCAGGGCCGTCAGCGAGCCGCCCTTGTACTCGTCGCTCATGCGAGCGGCGCGCTCCAGCAGGCGGGAGTGCAGGTAGAAGACGTCGCCAGGGTAGGCCTCGCGGCCTGCGGGGCGGCGGAGCAGCAGCGACATCTCACGGTACGAGTTCGCGTGCTTCGACAGGTCGTCGTAGACGATCAGGGCGTCACGGCCGGACTCCATGATCTCCTCGCCCATCGCGCAGCCGGCGAACGGAGCGAGGTAGCGCATCGGGGCCGGGTCCGTCGCAGCGGCCGCCACCACGATGGTGTGCTCCATGGCGCCGTAGCGCTCCAGGATGCCCACCGTCTCGGCGATGGAGGACTGCTTCTGACCGATGGCGACGTAGATGCAGATCAGGTCGCCGCCCTTCTGGTTGATGATCGTGTCGAGCGCCACGACGGTCTTGCCCGTCGAGCGGTCGCCGATGATCAGCTCGCGCTGGCCGCGCCCAATCGGGATCATCGCGTCGATCGACTTGATGCCCGTCTGGACCGGCGTCTTCACGGGCTGGCGGCGCACCACGCCCGGAGCGATGCGCTCCACGGGGCGGGTGGACGTCGTCGCGATGGGGCCCTTGCCGTCAATCGGCTCGCCCAGCGCGTTCACCACGCGGCCGATCAGGGCGTCACCCACCGGCACCGAGGCGATCTTGCCGGTGCGGCGGACCTCGCTGCCCTCCTGGATCTGGGTGTACGGCCCGAGGATCACGGCGCCAACCGTCTCCTCTTCCAGGTTCAGGGCCAGGCCCATCACGGTGGGCTCGCCGGGGCCGCCGGGGAACTCCAGCAGCTCACCGGCAACGGCATCGGAGAGGCCCCAGACCCGAGCGATACCGTCGCCAACCTCGATCACCTGCCCAACTGTCTGGGTGTCGGTGCCGAGATCCTGACCGCTGATCTGCTGTTGAAGGATTCGCGCGATTTCCTGAGAGCGGACTGCCATGCTGCCTCCCCGTGCTGTCAGCCGTCAGCCGCCAGCCATCGGGCTTCGTGTTCTCAAGTCTGTAGCTGTGGTCTCTGGTGCCGGGGAGGGTCCTGGTGGAGCCGGCAGCGCCTCCGGCGCGCCTGCCGACGCCATCATGCTCAGGCGGTCAACGTTCGCCGCAACCGCTCCAGCCGACCGCGAATGCTGCTGTCGATGACGGTGTCGCCCACCTGCGCGATCACCCCGCCCACAATCGACGGGTCAACGCGCTCTTCGAGCACCACCGTCTTGCCGAGCCGCCGGCCCAGCCGCGACGCGATCACCGCCTTCTGCCGGTCGTCAATCGGCACCGCCGTGGTGACCGTCGCCACGGCGATCCCTCGGTGCTCGTTGAGCAGCCGGCGGAAATGCACCGCGATGTCCGGCACCAGCTCCAGCCGATCCCGGTGGGCCAGGATCGCCAGGAAACGCTGCACGTCGTCCGAGACGCCGGGCAGCAGCTCCTTCAACACCGCCCGCTTCTTCTCAGCCGACTCAACCGGGCTGGTCAGGAACAGTTCAGCGGCGTGATTCTCGTACAGCGAGGACGCCTGATCGAGAGCCTCGAGCCAGGCGTCCAGAGTGTTCGTATCCCGAGCGACGGCAAACGCCGCCTCCGCGAAGCGGAGCGCCCGGATATTCGTCCGCGCCACGCGCTACCCCGCCTCCTAGGCCCGTCCGGCCTGCGTCGGCCGCTCGTCGAGAAACTCGTCCACGAGCTGGCGTTGGGCTTGATCGTCGAGGTTGCGGCTGATGATGCGCTCGGCCGCCTGGACCGCCAGGCTCGCCACCTCGCGCCGCAGCTCAGCCATCGCCTGGGCACGCTCCGCGTCCGCCTCCTGGCGGGCGGTCTCGATGATGCGCTGCGCCTCGGTGCTGGCCGTCGTCCGCGCCTCCGACTGGATGCGCTCGGCAACCTGCTGGGCCGTCGCCATCATCTCCTGAATCTCGCGGCGGGTGTTCGTGAGCAGCTCGTCGCGCTCACGGTCCGCACGCGCCACCTCGGCCTGCGCTCGCTCGGCCGCAGCCAGGCTCTCCTCGATCTTCCGGGTCCGCTCGTCCAGCAGCCCCACCACCGGGGTGTACAGGAACTTGTAGAGCAGGCCGATCAGAACGATGAAGTTGAGCGTGTGCCAGAGGAAGGCGTACCCGTCAATCCCCAGCGTTGTTAAAACTCCGCTCATCCGCGTTCCTGTCCCGTCAGGGCCGTGCGCCGCACCGCTGCCAGGGCAACTGCCCGGGCACGGCCACCTGACGATCTCACTTCGGCAGGAGGAACGCGATAACGAGCGCGTAAATCGCGATGGCCTCTGCGAAGCCCAGACCGATCAGCATCGGGACCAGGATCCGGTCGCTGGCCTCGGGGTTGCGCCCGATCGCTTCCATCGCCTTGCCAACGCCGTAGCCGATACCAAGGCCAGGACCCAGAGCCCCAACGGCGATGGCCACCGCGGCCGCCATTCCTTCCACGAAGACCCTCCAGAAGTTCGGCCCGTCTGGGCCCGCTTGTGGCCCGTCAGGGCCAAGAATCAGTGGTGCGCTTCTGCGTGCCCCGCATCGTGCGACTCATCGTGCCCGTGATGGCTCGTGTTCGCAATCGACAGGAAGACCAGCGTCAGCATCGTGAAGATGAGTGCCTGGACCACACCGACGAACAGCTCCAGGCCGAGGAAAATCCAGGTGATCAGGAACCCACCCGGCACCGTCAGCAGCATCGTGTGCACCAGCACGCCGCCGGCGTAGATGTTGCCGAACAACCGGAGCGAGAGCGAGAGCGGTCGGCTCAGCTCCGTCAGGATGTGCAGCGGGTTCGGGACCAGGAACTCTTTCAGGTACCCGCCCAGCCCCAGCGTCTTGATGGCGAAGTACTGCACCAGCACGAACACCACGATGGCCATCGCCACCGTCATGCTCAGGTTGCTGTTCGGCGAGGCAAAGCCCTTGATGTTGCCGAAGAACGGCGTCGTGCCGATCCAGTTCGCCGCCAGGATGTAGATGAACGCCGTCAGCACCACGGGGTAGAACTTCCGTCCGTTCGCGCCCGCCGTCTGGTGGATCATCCCCATCCAGGTCTCGATGATCAACTCGACGAGGTTCTGCATGCCGCGCGGCACCAGCTGAAGATTTCGCGTCACGAGGAACGCGATCAGCAGCAGCACCGCCATGACCACCCAGGCGCTGAACACCTGGTCGATGACCGGGATCGGGC is drawn from Chloroflexota bacterium and contains these coding sequences:
- a CDS encoding F0F1 ATP synthase subunit alpha, with amino-acid sequence MAVRSQEIARILQQQISGQDLGTDTQTVGQVIEVGDGIARVWGLSDAVAGELLEFPGGPGEPTVMGLALNLEEETVGAVILGPYTQIQEGSEVRRTGKIASVPVGDALIGRVVNALGEPIDGKGPIATTSTRPVERIAPGVVRRQPVKTPVQTGIKSIDAMIPIGRGQRELIIGDRSTGKTVVALDTIINQKGGDLICIYVAIGQKQSSIAETVGILERYGAMEHTIVVAAAATDPAPMRYLAPFAGCAMGEEIMESGRDALIVYDDLSKHANSYREMSLLLRRPAGREAYPGDVFYLHSRLLERAARMSDEYKGGSLTALPIIETQANDVSAYIPTNVISITDGQIFLEPDLFNAGIRPAMNVGISVSRVGGSAQTRAMRSVAGRMKLELAQFRSLAAFAQFASDLDPVTRAQLERGIRLQEILKQPQFQPVPLAKQVAIIWCGTNGHLDSIPAASVGRFEQEFSRFLDATYPQLIETIQRDKVLSDESAATLRTAVDTFKKSTSF
- a CDS encoding F0F1 ATP synthase subunit delta, with protein sequence MARTNIRALRFAEAAFAVARDTNTLDAWLEALDQASSLYENHAAELFLTSPVESAEKKRAVLKELLPGVSDDVQRFLAILAHRDRLELVPDIAVHFRRLLNEHRGIAVATVTTAVPIDDRQKAVIASRLGRRLGKTVVLEERVDPSIVGGVIAQVGDTVIDSSIRGRLERLRRTLTA
- the atpF gene encoding F0F1 ATP synthase subunit B codes for the protein MSGVLTTLGIDGYAFLWHTLNFIVLIGLLYKFLYTPVVGLLDERTRKIEESLAAAERAQAEVARADRERDELLTNTRREIQEMMATAQQVAERIQSEARTTASTEAQRIIETARQEADAERAQAMAELRREVASLAVQAAERIISRNLDDQAQRQLVDEFLDERPTQAGRA
- the atpE gene encoding ATP synthase F0 subunit C translates to MEGMAAAVAIAVGALGPGLGIGYGVGKAMEAIGRNPEASDRILVPMLIGLGFAEAIAIYALVIAFLLPK
- the atpB gene encoding F0F1 ATP synthase subunit A, with amino-acid sequence MQLSQFGQISAMAVAAAEAAEEGGHGAGLTPHVFFHIGPIPVIDQVFSAWVVMAVLLLIAFLVTRNLQLVPRGMQNLVELIIETWMGMIHQTAGANGRKFYPVVLTAFIYILAANWIGTTPFFGNIKGFASPNSNLSMTVAMAIVVFVLVQYFAIKTLGLGGYLKEFLVPNPLHILTELSRPLSLSLRLFGNIYAGGVLVHTMLLTVPGGFLITWIFLGLELFVGVVQALIFTMLTLVFLSIANTSHHGHDESHDAGHAEAHH